In one window of Lewinella sp. 4G2 DNA:
- a CDS encoding RagB/SusD family nutrient uptake outer membrane protein, giving the protein MYSTIRTLFLGFLFCCSFSACNDILEPEIYNQIDAEQFPQSEADVVSAFIPFYAQFNTDYGSTDITRGNVFDFSLSASFLGYTWATSTQTDEAFDLFFFPYSTYTLGPATVLNSSGEAFYNRVSYVAKLTSLIDKIESSDLANKEALVAEARGLRGWFQYVLFDLYGPVSVKLDPATLDDNDFLARPSEADYVAGMESDMMAAIDGLPSRYNGTNDWGRLSQGPARMLLFKLYLHLKEWEEAAAIGEDLTEMGYALQDDYKTVFTQEQNSEVIFAVPGGPATFNIWYPCILPFDAKEVLGNDVTMGEKYKLNEMPWSFYDTYAPEDERLETIAAEYVNNGDQVIGRGNGLSGAIPMKYTNYVENGFGFDFVLLRYADVLLSMAEVTNELEGPSATAVAYAKQVTDRAGTTIPSSATADRDAFRTFLLAERGRELYWEFGLRRQDLIRHGKLIENAQLRGVSAAAHQVLWPIPSDVIIEAGTVIEQNPGY; this is encoded by the coding sequence ATGTACTCAACCATACGCACTCTTTTCCTCGGTTTTCTCTTTTGTTGTTCCTTTTCGGCCTGCAACGATATTTTGGAACCGGAGATCTACAATCAGATCGATGCTGAACAGTTCCCTCAGAGTGAGGCGGATGTGGTTTCAGCGTTCATTCCATTCTACGCCCAATTCAATACGGATTACGGGAGTACGGACATTACCCGCGGGAACGTCTTTGATTTCTCTCTTTCCGCCAGTTTCCTCGGCTACACCTGGGCTACTTCAACCCAGACGGATGAGGCTTTCGACCTTTTCTTTTTCCCCTACAGTACGTACACCTTGGGCCCAGCCACGGTGCTGAACTCCAGTGGGGAAGCCTTTTACAACCGGGTTAGTTACGTGGCTAAACTGACGAGCCTAATCGATAAGATCGAGTCCTCCGATCTCGCGAATAAAGAAGCGCTGGTAGCCGAAGCCAGGGGCCTACGCGGGTGGTTTCAGTACGTGCTCTTCGACCTCTACGGCCCGGTCAGCGTGAAGCTGGACCCCGCAACGCTGGACGACAATGATTTTCTCGCCCGCCCTTCCGAAGCTGATTACGTAGCTGGCATGGAAAGTGATATGATGGCCGCCATCGACGGTCTGCCCAGCCGCTACAACGGAACCAACGACTGGGGCCGCCTCTCACAGGGCCCGGCCCGGATGCTGTTATTCAAGCTATACCTGCACTTGAAAGAATGGGAGGAAGCTGCCGCGATCGGTGAGGACCTGACGGAAATGGGATACGCATTGCAGGACGACTATAAAACTGTGTTCACCCAGGAGCAAAATTCGGAAGTCATTTTTGCGGTGCCTGGTGGCCCGGCGACTTTCAACATCTGGTACCCCTGCATCCTACCGTTTGACGCTAAAGAAGTGCTCGGTAACGACGTAACGATGGGGGAAAAGTACAAGCTCAACGAGATGCCCTGGTCGTTTTACGATACCTACGCGCCGGAGGATGAGCGCCTGGAAACCATCGCCGCTGAGTACGTCAACAACGGTGACCAGGTGATTGGCCGAGGCAATGGCCTCAGTGGAGCGATCCCAATGAAGTACACGAACTACGTAGAGAATGGTTTTGGTTTTGATTTTGTCCTTTTGCGATATGCGGACGTCCTGCTTTCCATGGCTGAAGTGACCAATGAGTTGGAAGGACCAAGTGCTACCGCGGTCGCCTACGCCAAGCAGGTGACTGACCGGGCGGGGACGACCATTCCCAGTTCTGCTACCGCGGATCGGGATGCCTTCCGAACTTTCCTGCTGGCTGAACGCGGGCGTGAATTGTACTGGGAGTTTGGTCTACGCCGTCAGGATTTGATCCGCCACGGTAAGCTAATTGAGAACGCTCAATTACGGGGAGTAAGCGCTGCCGCACACCAAGTACTGTGGCCGATTCCTTCGGACGTGATCATCGAAGCCGGTACGGTTATCGAACAGAACCCGGGATATTAA
- a CDS encoding hybrid sensor histidine kinase/response regulator transcription factor, whose translation MLLLVLLLFVPLGVQGQAITATVSFDQLTVNDGLSHSDANAVVQDEEGFVWIGTNKGLDRFDGNRIKSYYFEIGHPHSLSGNRISKLYHSPKGDLWAGTQNGGLNLYDRSLDRFIRVNEDQFPAELAATAAQLSRAHITAITEDGNGGLWVGTFNKGLFLISRKPSGAFSMLQRFFPDEDRRLVQIQDAVTLEDGSVLVGTQGGLYRVQDEQVAFVKAPFRNIRAFHRTPGLGCWLIADGSVWFTASTGDALQFSVVSSAIDFPESFSIWYDSIGNLWIGGAYGLKRFEKPDVDDFLKTKRPIAGGRFDAFRVRPEVKGSLNSGRIHDLFEDESKVLWVATSAGGINKLNLLSKPFVTENSSLQPGWGLTDNYVSSILSEPHRNHLYLGTRDGLARINTQTGSTSHFLKNEDGDGDTKIEITSLLRSSNGALWAGTNISGLQKISTTGATEFSLLLPEDAPWKNSVIALAEDDEQNLWVATPYLGLFQLNATGQVTARYRTDEESFPTDHLTSLHFDTVHQELWVGTQDAGLIIMDLGGEQPELKQHLKHEPTDANSLAVNYVWPVAAGSNGEYWVGTLGGGLHQLNRETDGKISVTRLLKYFPDSDVESILIDSSDNLWLGGQGIARFDPVQQEYLRFDVDDGLQSNSFKVASANKDANGRLWFGGINGVTHFDPTQIKVNPIPPVVRITGLRILNETVSIGEALNGRVVLPRNLSSLEKLDIYTGENDFSLEFVSLHFANPAKHQYAYQLEGYTMPGSWVSVPPSRLSASFANLDAGEYTFRVKSTNGEGVWSKNEAGLNIVVHPPWFASNLARLIYGLILLFSIWLARRLFLARQRLKADLLIEQLNREKEREMNDVKLKFFTNVSHELRTPLTLILGPIEDLMANVSSDAAKQKIELLNGQAHKLLDTVNQLMNFQKNSAEQTLFQPLKQDLTTYLEGLLEAYQYQASSKNIELIFRKPDNPTTIYFDAAKMEVLFTNLVANALKYTPARGRIEIGLALHGHTSEDAVREESKLTNHYVELTVADNGVGIQADELDRIFDTYYQAAQAESMLVNGTGIGLSLVKSIVLLHEGTLQVDSAPGRGTAFKIQLPCGTGHLASEFLLAPQSLAPAAAPNEASREVVETNNRTPGPDAGHLLIVEDNEEVLAYVASVFEDSLHITTARDGAEAWPLIEQRTPDLIISDVMMEPMDGLTLCQMVKENPATAHVPVILLTARTATVHQLEGHNRGADVYLTKPFAPRLLRAKALALLANRHKVGRYHQQQSLMTPTAPDLPDEEQALLSDAMEIVEKNIGNPDFSVETLVAEMNMSHSVLYRKLKKSTGLSLQRFINNARMRRAAQLLEDKNIRIAEVAMQVGFDDPHYFSKTFSKHFGVPPSRYGE comes from the coding sequence GTGCTGCTTCTGGTCCTGCTCCTATTCGTGCCGCTCGGGGTACAAGGTCAGGCAATAACGGCTACGGTATCATTCGACCAGTTAACGGTCAACGATGGCCTGTCTCACAGTGACGCTAATGCAGTTGTACAAGACGAGGAAGGTTTCGTTTGGATTGGCACCAATAAGGGATTAGACCGATTTGATGGCAATAGAATAAAGAGCTACTACTTCGAAATTGGCCATCCACATTCCCTGTCCGGCAACCGGATCAGTAAGCTTTACCACAGCCCGAAGGGAGATTTATGGGCGGGGACGCAGAATGGTGGCCTTAATCTTTACGACCGGTCCCTGGATCGCTTCATTCGGGTCAATGAGGATCAGTTCCCCGCAGAATTAGCTGCCACTGCGGCTCAGCTCAGTAGAGCGCACATCACCGCCATTACCGAAGACGGTAATGGCGGTTTGTGGGTGGGCACTTTCAACAAGGGTTTGTTTCTGATCTCCCGCAAGCCATCCGGTGCCTTTAGCATGTTACAACGGTTCTTCCCCGATGAGGACCGTAGGCTGGTACAAATACAGGATGCCGTCACCCTTGAAGATGGTTCCGTCCTCGTGGGCACCCAAGGAGGCTTATACCGCGTTCAGGACGAGCAGGTGGCTTTCGTCAAAGCTCCGTTCCGGAACATCAGGGCTTTTCATCGCACACCCGGTCTTGGTTGTTGGCTTATTGCGGATGGCAGCGTGTGGTTTACCGCGAGTACCGGCGATGCCCTTCAATTTTCAGTAGTTAGCTCTGCGATCGATTTCCCAGAATCGTTTTCAATTTGGTACGACTCGATTGGTAATCTCTGGATCGGCGGGGCGTACGGATTAAAGCGGTTTGAAAAACCGGACGTCGATGATTTTCTGAAAACAAAGCGCCCAATTGCGGGGGGGCGATTTGATGCATTCCGCGTACGACCCGAGGTAAAAGGCTCCCTCAATTCAGGGCGCATCCACGATCTTTTTGAGGATGAATCCAAGGTGCTCTGGGTGGCGACCAGTGCAGGAGGGATCAATAAATTGAACTTGCTGTCGAAACCTTTTGTAACCGAGAACAGCTCACTGCAACCAGGCTGGGGGCTTACGGACAACTACGTAAGTTCTATCCTTTCCGAGCCGCACCGCAACCATCTTTATTTAGGTACCCGTGACGGACTCGCAAGGATCAACACCCAGACCGGATCGACCAGTCATTTCCTGAAAAATGAGGACGGAGACGGCGACACCAAGATTGAGATCACCAGCCTTCTGAGAAGCTCAAACGGAGCGCTCTGGGCTGGTACGAATATTAGTGGGCTGCAGAAGATAAGTACAACCGGAGCCACTGAATTTTCGCTACTGCTACCGGAAGATGCGCCCTGGAAAAACAGCGTCATCGCACTGGCCGAGGATGATGAACAGAATTTGTGGGTAGCGACCCCATACCTGGGGCTGTTTCAATTGAACGCCACCGGTCAGGTCACGGCGAGGTACCGCACTGATGAAGAAAGCTTCCCAACGGATCACCTGACTTCGCTTCATTTCGATACCGTACATCAGGAACTCTGGGTGGGTACCCAAGATGCTGGACTGATAATAATGGATCTAGGTGGTGAACAGCCAGAGCTGAAACAGCACCTAAAGCACGAACCGACGGATGCCAACAGCTTGGCCGTCAACTACGTTTGGCCAGTCGCGGCCGGCAGTAACGGAGAATACTGGGTGGGAACGCTCGGTGGAGGGCTCCACCAACTCAATCGTGAGACCGATGGAAAAATATCCGTGACACGGTTATTGAAATATTTCCCCGATAGCGATGTAGAAAGTATTTTGATTGATAGCTCCGATAACCTGTGGCTCGGTGGGCAGGGAATTGCCAGGTTTGATCCCGTTCAGCAGGAGTATTTACGTTTTGACGTTGACGATGGCCTACAAAGCAATTCCTTTAAAGTAGCCTCGGCGAATAAGGATGCAAACGGCCGGCTGTGGTTTGGCGGGATCAATGGCGTTACCCATTTTGACCCGACCCAAATCAAAGTCAATCCGATCCCTCCGGTTGTGCGGATTACCGGATTACGTATACTCAACGAAACCGTCAGTATTGGGGAAGCACTCAACGGAAGGGTTGTCCTTCCCCGTAACCTTAGTTCCCTTGAAAAGCTGGACATCTATACCGGTGAGAACGACTTTTCGCTTGAATTTGTCTCGCTCCACTTCGCCAATCCCGCTAAGCATCAGTACGCTTACCAATTGGAAGGGTATACCATGCCGGGTAGCTGGGTTTCCGTGCCTCCGAGCCGGCTCAGCGCCAGTTTTGCTAACCTCGACGCGGGGGAATACACCTTCCGCGTAAAGTCTACGAACGGCGAAGGGGTATGGTCCAAAAACGAAGCGGGCTTGAATATTGTGGTGCATCCACCCTGGTTCGCCAGCAATCTAGCCAGATTGATCTATGGTCTGATTCTTTTGTTCTCCATCTGGCTGGCGCGGCGGCTCTTCCTGGCGCGCCAACGCTTGAAGGCCGATCTGCTCATCGAGCAATTGAACCGGGAGAAAGAGCGGGAGATGAACGACGTCAAGCTCAAGTTTTTCACCAACGTATCCCACGAACTCAGGACGCCACTTACGCTTATCCTCGGGCCCATTGAAGACCTGATGGCCAACGTTTCCAGCGACGCCGCCAAGCAGAAAATAGAGCTGCTGAATGGGCAGGCGCACAAATTGCTGGATACCGTCAATCAATTGATGAACTTCCAGAAAAATTCTGCAGAGCAGACCTTGTTTCAGCCCTTGAAACAAGACCTCACCACTTATCTGGAAGGTTTGCTCGAAGCTTATCAGTACCAGGCAAGTTCGAAGAACATCGAATTGATCTTTCGCAAGCCGGACAATCCCACAACCATTTACTTCGACGCGGCAAAAATGGAGGTATTGTTTACCAATCTTGTGGCCAACGCGCTGAAATACACCCCGGCACGCGGGCGCATTGAAATCGGCCTCGCGCTACATGGACATACCTCGGAGGACGCTGTACGGGAGGAAAGTAAACTCACCAATCACTACGTCGAGCTGACCGTCGCTGATAATGGGGTAGGGATCCAGGCAGATGAGCTGGACCGCATTTTCGACACCTATTACCAGGCGGCGCAAGCGGAGTCCATGCTCGTCAACGGAACTGGTATCGGTCTATCACTGGTTAAAAGTATCGTCCTGCTGCACGAGGGGACGCTTCAGGTTGACAGTGCTCCCGGCCGGGGCACGGCGTTCAAAATTCAGTTGCCGTGTGGTACCGGACATTTAGCGTCCGAATTTTTGCTTGCCCCGCAAAGCCTGGCACCTGCGGCAGCGCCAAACGAAGCGTCGCGGGAAGTGGTCGAAACGAATAATCGTACACCCGGTCCTGACGCTGGGCACCTGTTGATCGTCGAGGATAACGAGGAAGTCCTGGCCTACGTGGCGTCGGTTTTTGAAGATTCATTGCACATCACCACCGCCCGGGACGGGGCGGAGGCTTGGCCACTGATTGAGCAGCGGACACCCGACCTGATCATCAGCGACGTGATGATGGAACCGATGGACGGTTTGACGCTCTGCCAAATGGTGAAGGAGAACCCCGCCACGGCCCACGTCCCGGTGATCTTGCTTACCGCCCGGACGGCCACCGTGCACCAACTCGAGGGACATAACCGGGGTGCCGACGTTTATCTCACCAAGCCATTCGCCCCGCGACTATTGCGCGCGAAAGCATTGGCCCTGCTTGCGAATCGCCACAAGGTCGGCCGCTATCACCAACAGCAATCGTTGATGACACCCACGGCGCCGGATCTGCCCGATGAAGAGCAGGCGCTACTTTCCGACGCGATGGAAATTGTCGAAAAGAATATTGGCAACCCCGATTTTTCGGTAGAAACCTTGGTCGCTGAAATGAACATGAGCCATTCGGTGCTATACCGAAAATTGAAAAAAAGCACCGGTTTATCCCTGCAGCGTTTCATCAACAATGCCCGGATGCGGCGTGCCGCGCAGTTGTTGGAGGACAAGAATATCCGCATCGCGGAAGTAGCCATGCAGGTAGGTTTTGATGACCCGCATTACTTCAGCAAAACGTTTAGCAAGCACTTTGGGGTGCCGCCTTCGCGGTATGGTGAGTAG
- a CDS encoding sulfatase — protein MKSISFRAFVLLLMLALMAKCASRQEGTVENVKTPDQPNVLFILADDLGYSDLACMGSSYYETPNLDRLAAMGARFTNGYANCRVCSPSRASLLTGQIPARHGITDWIGARTGENWRTHKRHNKLLPAEYVRTLPAANKTMPEAFREAGYKTFFAGKWHLGSEGSWPEDHGFEINVGGFESGGPRGGYYAPFKNPKLREGQNGENLTLRLARETADFISAYQDSSFFAYLSFYAVHGPVQSTRAKWDKYRRKALEAGVADEGFTMERVLPYRLAQDYPVYAGLVEQMDDAVGIVLDSLEANGLLSSTIIVFTSDNGGVVSGDGYSTNLLPLRGGKGYQWEGGIKVPLLLYAPGYTEPGSQPTSLVTGVDLYPTLLELAGLRLQPEEHRDGISLIPALSGDTLPERDLVWHYPHYGNQGGEPSSILRRGDWKLIHYYEDGRDELYQLSTDAGEQQDLSTKYPMRAKEMRTRLLSFLDAQNAKYPLEDPTYDPQARTTVLESYRGSLKERLERTRAAQYDENWSPNADWWGSLETDD, from the coding sequence ATGAAATCCATTTCGTTCAGGGCCTTTGTGCTGTTGTTGATGCTGGCGTTGATGGCTAAGTGTGCTTCCAGGCAGGAAGGAACTGTGGAGAATGTCAAGACACCCGATCAGCCCAACGTCCTCTTTATTCTGGCTGATGACCTCGGCTATTCTGACCTGGCCTGCATGGGTTCCTCGTACTACGAAACGCCAAATCTAGACCGGCTGGCCGCTATGGGCGCCCGGTTCACGAATGGCTACGCAAACTGTCGGGTTTGCAGCCCCAGCCGCGCCAGTCTGCTAACCGGACAGATACCAGCGCGCCACGGCATAACGGATTGGATCGGGGCGCGTACCGGAGAAAACTGGCGGACCCACAAACGGCACAACAAGCTACTACCCGCGGAATACGTGCGTACGCTTCCCGCCGCCAACAAAACCATGCCCGAGGCTTTCCGGGAGGCAGGATATAAAACTTTTTTTGCCGGGAAATGGCACCTTGGAAGCGAAGGCTCCTGGCCGGAGGACCACGGTTTTGAGATCAACGTCGGAGGTTTTGAAAGTGGAGGACCCCGCGGCGGTTACTACGCGCCATTCAAAAATCCAAAACTGCGCGAAGGACAAAATGGTGAGAACCTAACCCTCCGTCTGGCACGGGAAACGGCCGATTTCATCAGCGCTTACCAGGACAGTAGTTTTTTCGCCTACTTATCGTTTTATGCCGTGCACGGGCCGGTCCAAAGTACCCGGGCGAAGTGGGATAAATACCGCCGAAAAGCTTTAGAAGCGGGCGTGGCGGACGAGGGATTTACCATGGAACGTGTTCTGCCCTACCGCTTGGCGCAGGACTATCCGGTATACGCCGGGCTGGTGGAACAAATGGATGACGCGGTCGGGATCGTACTGGATTCACTAGAAGCAAACGGCTTACTGAGCAGTACCATCATTGTTTTTACGTCCGACAACGGCGGTGTCGTCAGTGGCGATGGTTATTCCACTAACCTACTACCGCTTCGTGGCGGAAAGGGGTACCAATGGGAGGGCGGTATCAAGGTTCCCCTATTACTTTACGCACCGGGGTATACCGAGCCGGGTTCGCAACCGACGTCTTTGGTGACTGGTGTGGATCTCTACCCTACCCTGCTCGAATTGGCTGGCCTACGCCTTCAACCCGAAGAGCACCGAGATGGCATCAGCCTGATTCCAGCACTTTCGGGAGATACACTACCGGAACGCGATCTTGTTTGGCACTACCCGCACTACGGGAACCAGGGCGGTGAACCGAGTTCAATTCTTCGGCGGGGCGACTGGAAATTGATCCACTACTACGAGGACGGGCGGGATGAACTTTACCAGCTGTCAACTGACGCCGGAGAGCAACAGGATTTGTCCACTAAATACCCTATGCGGGCAAAGGAAATGCGTACCCGATTATTGTCTTTCCTGGACGCCCAGAATGCCAAATATCCCCTAGAGGACCCCACGTACGACCCACAAGCCAGAACCACGGTACTAGAAAGTTACCGCGGAAGCTTGAAGGAACGACTGGAACGAACGCGTGCCGCCCAGTATGATGAAAATTGGTCGCCCAACGCAGATTGGTGGGGAAGTTTGGAGACGGATGATTGA
- a CDS encoding glycoside hydrolase family 43 protein, translating into MAGLFSCNQKKTAPREAQKTIKPGAERWLDTDGQHINAHGGGIYIEDDTYYWFGEHKIAGEEGNRAMVGVQVYSSKNLTEWTNEGVALAVHGDTKSMLQKGSTIERPKVIYNDKTGKYVMWFHHELKGKGYEAALAGVATADKVTGPYTYLTSRRLHPGVYPKNFTLEQQQLAATALKDTSLKRPELGRVGAYLVRDYEGGQMSRDMTLFKDADGTAYHITASEENQTLHVSELTDDFTKVTDNYVRILPGKRNEAPAVFKKDSTYYLISSGLTGWKPNPARSAKAPTIFGPWEELGNPVRGSEEDLKKTFRSQSTYVIPVLGKQNAFIFMGDRWAPKNPIDGTYVWLPIKFEEENPTLRWLPEWDLSEFD; encoded by the coding sequence TTGGCTGGACTATTTTCCTGTAACCAAAAGAAGACCGCACCGCGCGAAGCGCAAAAAACAATCAAACCCGGTGCTGAACGCTGGCTGGATACCGATGGACAGCACATCAACGCCCACGGCGGGGGCATATACATCGAGGACGACACTTACTATTGGTTTGGCGAACATAAGATCGCGGGTGAGGAAGGTAACCGGGCCATGGTTGGTGTACAGGTCTATTCTTCGAAAAATCTAACGGAGTGGACGAACGAAGGCGTTGCATTGGCCGTACACGGCGATACGAAGAGTATGCTGCAAAAAGGGTCAACTATCGAAAGGCCAAAAGTCATTTATAACGACAAGACGGGTAAGTACGTCATGTGGTTCCACCACGAATTGAAGGGCAAAGGTTACGAGGCAGCACTGGCCGGAGTAGCTACGGCCGATAAGGTTACCGGCCCGTATACCTATCTCACCAGTCGGCGACTTCACCCTGGGGTCTACCCCAAAAATTTCACCTTGGAACAGCAACAACTAGCAGCTACCGCGCTTAAGGACACTTCCTTGAAGCGGCCGGAACTGGGGAGGGTCGGTGCCTACTTGGTGAGGGATTACGAAGGCGGGCAGATGTCTCGGGATATGACCCTTTTCAAAGATGCTGACGGAACTGCTTACCACATTACCGCATCCGAAGAGAATCAAACCCTGCACGTCAGTGAATTGACTGACGATTTTACCAAGGTCACGGATAATTACGTGAGAATTTTACCCGGAAAAAGGAACGAGGCCCCCGCCGTATTCAAGAAGGACAGTACTTATTACTTGATCTCTTCCGGTCTGACGGGATGGAAGCCAAACCCGGCGCGATCCGCCAAAGCGCCAACGATATTTGGCCCCTGGGAGGAGCTGGGCAATCCCGTCCGGGGAAGCGAAGAGGACCTCAAGAAGACGTTTCGTAGCCAAAGTACCTACGTGATTCCCGTACTTGGAAAGCAAAATGCCTTCATCTTTATGGGAGATAGGTGGGCACCCAAAAACCCCATCGACGGTACCTACGTGTGGCTACCCATTAAATTTGAAGAAGAGAATCCCACGCTCCGCTGGCTCCCTGAGTGGGACCTTAGCGAGTTTGATTAG